The Streptococcus oralis Uo5 genome includes a window with the following:
- a CDS encoding immunity 22 family protein, whose protein sequence is METENTVSIWIGNFADKSQLDHYLQINYDEDGEAVPSQFLIENGIDLDDIDDDFIECEVDDVEHSNLERMLKGASYEQTILQNLKEEGINTIIPPSNTIILLYNYDYSDNEIATGNTRFIGTVRYKET, encoded by the coding sequence ATGGAAACAGAAAATACAGTGTCCATTTGGATTGGAAATTTTGCTGATAAATCTCAATTAGACCATTATTTGCAGATAAACTATGATGAGGATGGAGAAGCAGTTCCATCTCAGTTCTTAATAGAGAATGGTATTGACTTGGATGATATTGATGACGATTTTATAGAATGTGAGGTCGATGATGTAGAACACTCAAATCTCGAACGGATGTTGAAAGGTGCGTCCTATGAACAGACTATTCTTCAAAATTTAAAAGAGGAGGGAATCAATACGATTATTCCTCCCAGCAACACCATCATTTTGCTTTACAATTATGATTATAGTGACAATGAAATAGCAACGGGAAATACAAGATTTATCGGAACTGTTAGATATAAGGA
- a CDS encoding DUF4274 domain-containing protein — protein sequence MDATKLNKLSYILYSESNAEAVKLVKSIDSEDELFVLLDNYNWDNGFEVPEAIINHPSCTLPVALLAFHRADGIQYLLEGEAVFVNRLSKSWEDFIKEVYDKILRKQYHKGSISFQPEITKIQKFKLNKLNPNLDSFILDGVLGKDLHIRL from the coding sequence ATGGATGCAACAAAATTAAATAAGCTATCATATATTTTATATTCTGAAAGCAATGCTGAAGCTGTAAAACTAGTTAAGTCTATTGATAGTGAAGATGAACTCTTTGTCTTGCTTGATAATTATAATTGGGATAATGGTTTTGAAGTACCAGAGGCAATTATTAATCATCCTAGTTGCACTCTCCCTGTTGCCTTATTAGCTTTTCATCGAGCAGACGGTATACAATATTTACTTGAAGGAGAGGCTGTTTTTGTAAATCGCTTATCGAAATCCTGGGAAGATTTTATAAAGGAAGTTTATGATAAAATTTTGAGAAAACAATATCATAAAGGAAGTATCTCTTTTCAGCCTGAAATAACAAAAATTCAAAAGTTCAAATTAAATAAGTTGAATCCCAATCTCGATTCGTTTATTTTAGACGGAGTATTAGGAAAAGATTTACATATTCGTCTTTAA